Proteins encoded in a region of the Thunnus thynnus chromosome 8, fThuThy2.1, whole genome shotgun sequence genome:
- the LOC137187747 gene encoding claudin-1, with amino-acid sequence MASSGLQLLGFLLSLVGLAATVAATFMVEWKKQSQGKAHRIYEGLWMSCSGNERTTCEFHESLLKLPTEVQAARAVMLLSIFLSALALMVSTVGMKCTRFMDGKSESKSTTAMIGGIMFIISGLLTLIITSIYVKMIVKNFNESHRLQSFEFGKAVFVSWAGGLLTVAGGAFLSCRRCSRSSSSESISSNHLISTSHPKSDYV; translated from the exons ATGGCCAGCTCGGGACTGCAGCTCCTCGGTTTCCTCCTCTCACTGGTCGGTCTTGCTGCCACTGTCGCCGCTACTTTCATGGTTGAATGGAAGAAGCAGTCGCAGGGTAAGGCGCACAGAATCTACGAGGGTTTATGGATGAGCTGCAGCGGCAACGAGAGAACCACCTGCGAGTTTCACGAGTCCCTCCTGAAACTGCCGA CTGAGGTCCAGGCTGCCAGGGCGGTGATGCTGCTCAgcatcttcctctctgctctggCGCTGATGGTCTCCACCGTGGGGATGAAGTGTACCCGCTTCATGGACGGCAAGTCCGAGAGCAAATCTACAACAGCTATGATCGGAGGAATCATGTTCATCATTTCAG gTTTATTGACTCTCATCATAACCTCCATCTATGTCAAAATGATTGTTAAGAACTTCAATGAATCCCATCGCCTGCAAAG CTTTGAGTTTGGGAAGGCAGTGTTTGTCAGCTGGGCTGGTGGCCTCCTCACTGTGGCCGGCGGTGCTTTCCTGAGCTGTCGGAGATGCTCGCGGTCATCGTCATCTGAGTCCATAAGCTCCAACCACCTCATTTCCACCAGCCACCCCAAGTCCGACTATGTCTAG